One genomic region from Nitrospirota bacterium encodes:
- a CDS encoding cyclic peptide export ABC transporter: protein MPFRRFIRFVVQRSKAMAWLMVSAGVMSGLLSAGVIALINHVLHHPSEDSHLVMVGFVFLVAGKLLSNLWSQLLLVRFSQDTILDLSLTLCSKIVRAPLRRSEQRGAAHILVTLTDDVSWVTWAIQCFPQLIMNVAVVLGCGFYLAWLSWGTFLGVAGVTLLGALGYQWLHTSAFSVIYAAREARAALFQHFRSLTDGLKELLMHRARRQEFVNQEIRGAAESYRLTNLDATRRQALAEAWTQFSFYALIGFIVFLFPSVVTVSPEALTGYVVAVLYMMGPIWGIIGALPTLERGQVALENIERLGVSLDVGHEDTQTFAVPSIEARIAPIVRWNEVVFSYGEEKGVETPFSLGPINLELHPGELVYVIGGNGSGKSTFVKVLTGLYQTSQGDVTLAGTRITDANREWYREHFSVVFSDFHLFKKLLGQSDAQAERLVPQYLRLLHMDQKVTVHERTFSTTDLSQGQRKRLALLTAYLEDRPIYVFDEWAADQDPQYKEIFYKTLLPDLRTRGKLVVVITHDDRYFHLGDQVIKLEDGKMVEYVSPVAAGLRP, encoded by the coding sequence ATGCCATTCAGACGTTTTATCCGTTTTGTTGTGCAGCGGTCGAAAGCGATGGCCTGGCTCATGGTCTCAGCCGGTGTCATGTCAGGTCTCTTGAGTGCCGGAGTGATCGCGCTCATTAATCATGTCCTTCATCATCCTTCCGAAGATTCGCACCTCGTGATGGTGGGGTTTGTCTTCCTTGTGGCCGGGAAGCTTCTGTCCAACCTCTGGTCCCAGCTTCTGCTGGTCCGATTCAGCCAAGACACGATTTTGGATCTTTCGCTGACGCTCTGCTCGAAGATCGTGCGGGCCCCGTTGCGCCGCTCCGAGCAGCGAGGGGCTGCCCATATCCTTGTGACGCTGACGGATGACGTCAGTTGGGTCACTTGGGCGATCCAATGCTTTCCACAGTTGATCATGAATGTGGCCGTGGTGCTGGGTTGCGGGTTCTACCTTGCCTGGTTGTCGTGGGGTACGTTTTTGGGCGTGGCTGGAGTTACCCTGCTTGGTGCCCTGGGGTATCAGTGGCTGCATACCAGCGCGTTCAGCGTGATCTATGCCGCTCGTGAGGCCAGGGCCGCGTTGTTTCAACACTTTCGTTCCCTCACTGACGGACTGAAAGAGTTGTTGATGCATCGGGCTCGGCGGCAAGAATTCGTCAATCAGGAAATACGCGGGGCTGCGGAATCGTATCGGCTCACAAACTTGGATGCCACACGGAGGCAAGCTCTGGCGGAAGCCTGGACCCAGTTTTCGTTTTATGCCCTTATTGGTTTCATCGTCTTTCTGTTTCCATCTGTGGTGACGGTGTCACCCGAGGCCCTGACCGGGTATGTGGTGGCCGTCCTCTATATGATGGGCCCTATCTGGGGCATTATCGGGGCGTTACCCACTCTTGAACGAGGCCAAGTGGCATTGGAGAACATTGAACGATTAGGCGTGTCTTTGGACGTCGGCCACGAGGATACCCAGACGTTCGCCGTGCCAAGCATTGAGGCAAGGATCGCTCCTATTGTGCGGTGGAACGAGGTCGTGTTTTCGTACGGCGAAGAGAAAGGAGTCGAGACTCCATTCTCGCTTGGTCCAATCAATCTTGAGCTGCATCCGGGCGAACTGGTGTATGTGATTGGAGGGAATGGGAGCGGGAAGTCGACGTTTGTGAAAGTTCTTACAGGGCTGTATCAGACTTCACAGGGGGATGTCACGCTGGCCGGCACGAGAATTACCGATGCCAATCGGGAATGGTACCGTGAGCATTTTTCGGTCGTCTTTTCGGACTTTCACCTCTTCAAGAAACTTCTGGGCCAATCGGACGCTCAGGCCGAGAGGCTCGTGCCTCAATATTTGCGATTGCTGCACATGGATCAGAAAGTCACGGTGCATGAACGCACATTCTCGACGACCGATCTCTCGCAGGGGCAGCGAAAGCGTTTGGCGCTTCTCACGGCCTACTTGGAGGATCGCCCGATCTATGTGTTCGATGAATGGGCGGCGGATCAAGATCCGCAGTATAAGGAAATCTTTTACAAGACATTGCTTCCGGACTTACGTACGCGGGGGAAGTTGGTAGTCGTCATCACACACGATGACCGGTATTTTCATCTCGGCGATCAGGTCATTAAACTAGAAGATGGCAAGATGGTCGAGTATGTGAGTCCCGTAGCGGCCGGTCTTCGCCCGTAA